Proteins from one Larimichthys crocea isolate SSNF chromosome XX, L_crocea_2.0, whole genome shotgun sequence genomic window:
- the sbf1 gene encoding myotubularin-related protein 5 isoform X3 codes for MARLADYFLVVGYDLDKRVEGEGQGRILQRFPEKDWEDSPFPQGIELFCQPSGWQLVPERQSPSFFVAVLTDINSERHYCACFTFWEGLDNSQLQKAEASEADEVDEGPAVVQSAQVFAPKSLVLVSRLDYTEVFRNCLGLIYTVHVDGLSVPLETVIGNLLTCVIPIAGGSQINESPVCSLDKVPQALACDWLLACLQRTITLGAGDRQVIQTPIDDSLPVSGSSVAQLFRQLGIVNVLYLFCAALTEHKILFLSSSYQRLTDACRGLLAIMFPLKYSFTYVPILPGKLLEVLSTPTPFIIGVNSFFRSETQELLDVIIADLDGGTVTIPECVHISLLPEPLLQQTQTVLSMILDPELEIADHAFPPLSTQASALKIQDKEIRGVFLWLFARLFQGYRWCLHIIRIHPEPVIRFHKAAFLGQRALTEDDFLMKVLDGMAFAGFVSERGPPYRATDLFDDLVANHEERIRQEETCPQKVMNHVRELAEQLFKNENPYPAVAMHKVQRPSENTQNTAQNQTPFPLLDDVAVELFIDHAAAKLKTAPPVVKAEIKSMVPSGPPLGDTVDRNGNVMANSARRLEVVRNCITYIFENKMLEAKKLMPAVLRALKGRAARICLTQELNQHVLQNRAVLDDQQFDYIVRMMNCTLQDCSHIDEHGIAAALLPLVTAFCRKLGAGITQFSYSCVQEHMVWTTMQFWEAMFYSDVQNHIRALYLETEEGDQQNSEQQDGSGSGREISALELASEQNRLWPTLSKEMQAERVQKEESTVFSQAIHYANRMSYLLLPLDTSKNRLLRSSGLGDVESVSNSYVTNSIAGSMAESYDTESGFEDAESSDVANSVVRFINRFVDKVCNESGVTNEHLKALHTMIPDIVQMHIETLDAVHRESKRLPPIQKPKLLRPTLLPGEELVMDAMRVHLISDGREEATGLMGGPPLLPAEGAIFLTTYRLIFKGTPTDPLVGEQVVTRSFPIASLTKEKRISVTLPMDQFVQEGLQLRSCTFQLMKIAFDEEVASDLAEVFRKHMHKLRYPQHVQGTFAFTVGQSGKILVEHKTKDKNQSLKTLSKNLVKTAKRTIGRQYVTRKKYSPPTWENRSSFQSELDEDEISVSEEVDQSTHTLSSTIRSSDRQTMSNVVERACCRDYQRLGLGTLSNSLTRSKNEPFRISTVNRMYTVCRSYPGLLIVPQSIPDTTIQRICRCYRQNRFPVVCWRNSRTKAVLLRSAGLHAKGVVGFFKSPNAPTAVPSQADSTSLEQEKYLQAIISSMPSYSECSGRNTLSGFTSTHMSTSDSSDKFRQPKIGALMKQVMGTKEDVPGTFSRGALGQRAKVISLSQPKVSGKARNPPRGKWGSIRGSGRLSAYNPDVGTRLAGKESPQPNGGPSEALFLRQQRAYLYIIGDKSQLKGGKQDSFQQWEVVPIEVCDVRQVKNSFKKLMKACVPSSLVSDPNMSFQRCLEESEWMALLHRVLQVSVLVVELLDTGSSVMVSLEDGWDVTTQVVSLVQLLSDPYYRTFDGFRLLVEKEWLSFGHRFSHRGAQTLGSQSSGFTPVFLQFLDCVHQIHLQFPMEFEFSQYYLKFLAYHYVSNRFRTFLLDSDYERIELGVLYEEKGERKSPQVCKSVWDYIDRLNKKTPIFYNYMFSPEDEEVLRPYTFISNLKVWDFYMEETLSEGPSYDWELRGRQERVAEETADKPDTSGPKSQRRIVWPCYDSLSKVVPDAITKLLQDLQSLEAELGQTSEKWKDTWDKIKTTQRTETKLESKPSFSSSLLMSSNLSHQRRSQGVYLQESGVGSSINLALECEASATSTPVAGRTSTSTLYSQFQSTESENRSFEGILFKRGALLKPWKPRWFVLDKTKHQLRYYESRKDKECKGVIELADVESVIPGTPTMGAPKNIDEKAFFDLKTTKRVYNFCAQDSLNAQLWMDSVQSCLSDA; via the exons TGGAGGGTGAAGGTCAAGGTCGCATTCTCCAGCGGTTTCCTGAGAAAGACTGGGAGGACAGCCCGTTCCCACAAGGCATAGAGCTG TTCTGTCAGCCCAGCGGTTGGCAGCTGGTTCCCGAGCGGCAGTCTCCCTCCTTCTTTGTAGCGGTTTTGACTGACATCAACTCGGAGCGTCACTACTGTGCCTGCTTCACCTTCTGGGAGGGCCTGGACAACTCACAG CTGCAGAAGGCTGAGGCCAGTGAGGCAGATGAGGTGGATGAGGGGCCGGCCGTCGTCCAATCAGCTCAGGTCTTTGCCCCCAAGAGCCTGGTGCTGGTGTCCCGACTGGACTACACCGAGGTGTTCAGG AACTGTCTGGGTCTGATCTACACCGTCCATGTAGATGGCCTGTCTGTCCCCTTGGAAACGGTGATTGGAAATCTCCTCACTTGTGTCATCCCCATCGCTGGAGGCTCCCAG ATAAATGAGTCCCCAGTTTGTAGTTTAGACAAGGTTCCTCAGGCCCTGGCCTGTGACTGGCTGCTGGCCTGTCTCCAG AGGACTATAACGTTAGGTGCTGGCGACCGGCAAGTTATCCAGACCCCCATCGAtgactcacttcctgtcagtggCAGCAGTGTAGCTCAGCTCTTCAGACAGCTCG gTATAGTCAACGTGTTGTATCTGTTCTGTGCCGCCCTGACCGAACACAAGATCCTGTTCCTGTCCAGCAGCTACCAGAGACTAACAGACGCCTGCCGAGGACTGCTGGCCATCATGTTCCCCCTCAAATACAG CTTCACTTACGTTCCCATCCTGCCGGGGAAACTGCTAGAAGTCCTGAGCACGCCCACCCCCTTCATCATTGGTGTTAATTCATTCTTTCGCTCGGAGACGCAAGAACTG ttggACGTGATCATCGCAGACCTGGACGGCGGCACGGTGACCATCCCCGAGTGTGTCCACATCTCCCTGCTGCCTGAACCACTCCTCCAGCAGACCCAGACTGTGCTGTCCATG ATTTTGGATCCAGAGCTGGAAATCGCTGATCACGCCTTTCCCCCGCTCTCCACGCAAGCCTCCGCTCTCAAGATCCAG GATAAGGAGATCCGGGGAGTTTTCCTGTGGCTGTTCGCTCGCCTCTTCCAGGGCTACCGCTGGTGTTTACACATCATCCGCATCCACCCAGAACCAGTGATCCGCTTCCATAAG GCGGCCTTCCTGGGTCAGAGGGCGCTGACAGAGGATGACTTCCTCATGAAGGTGTTGGACGGCATGGCGTTTGCAGGCTTCGTGTCAGAGAGAGGGCCTCCGTACAGAGCCACTGATCTGTTTGATGAC CTGGTAGCCAATCATGAAGAGCGGATACGACAAGAGGAGACCTGTCCACAGAAAGTCATGAACCATGTCAGGGAGCTGGCTGAGCAGCTCTTCAAAAAC gAGAATCCTTACCCCGCTGTGGCGATGCACAAAGTCCAGCGGCCGTCAGAAAACACCCAGAACACCGCACAGAATCAGACGCCTTTCCCCTTGCTGGACGACGTCGCAGTGGAGCTCTTCATCGATCATGCCGCCGCCAAGCTCAAGACTGCGCCTCCTGTGGTCAAGGCAGAGATCAAGAGCATGGTGCCCTCTGGGCCTCCACTAG GAGACACCGTGGACAGGAACGGCAACGTGATGGCCAACAGCGCCCGCAGGCTGGAGGTGGTCAGGAACTGCATCACATACATCTTTGAGAACAAGATGCTGGAGGCAAAGAAG TTAATGCCAGCCGTACTGAGGGCGTTGAAGGGTCGGGCGGCCCGGATTTGTTTGACCCAGGAGCTCAATCAGCACGTCCTACAGAACCGAGCCGTGCTGGACGACCAACAGTTTGACTACATCGTCCGAATGATGAACTGCACCCTACAG GACTGCTCACACATCGATGAACACGGTATTGCGGCTGCCCTCCTTCCACTCGTCACAGCCTTCTGCAGA AAATTGGGCGCAGGCATCACTCAGTTCTCCTACAGCTGCGTGCAGGAGCACATGGTGTGGACCACCATGCAGTTCTGGGAGGCCATGTTCTACAGCGACGTCCAGAACCACATCAGAGCCCTGTAcctggagacagaggagggagaccAGCAGAACTCT GAGCAGCAGGACGGCTCAGGCAGCGGGAGGGAAATCAGCGCCTTGGAGCTGGCGTCGGAGCAAAACCGGCTGTGGCCGACGCTCAGCAAAGAGATGCAGGCGGAGCGCGTGCAGAAGGAGGAGAGCACGGTGTTCAGCCAGGCCATCCACTACGCCAACAGGATGAGCtacctgctgctgccactggaCACCAGCAAGAACCGCCTGCTGAGGAGCTCCGGCCTCGGAGACGTGGAGAGCGTCAGCAACAGCTACGTCACAAACAG TATTGCCGGCAGCATGGCGGAAAGCTACGACACGGAGAGTGGCTTCGAAGATGCCGAGAGCTCCGACGTGGCCAACTCTGTGGTGCGCTTCATTAACCGCTTCGTAGACAAAGTGTGTAACGAGAGCGGCGTGACCAATGAGCACCTGAAGGCTCTGCACACCATGATACCAG ATATTGTTCAGATGCACATCGAGACGTTGGACGCAGTCCACAGGGAGAGTAAGAGACTGCCTCCGATCCAAAAG CCCAAGCTGCTGAGGCCAACACTATTACCCGGCGAGGAGCTGGTGATGGACGCCATGCGAGTCCACCTGATCTCCGACGGACGTGAGGAGGCCACGGGGCTGATGGGAGGTCCGCCTCTGCTCCCTGCTGAGGGCGCCATCTTCCTCACCACCTACCGGCTCATCTTCAAGGGCACACCCACCGATCCACTAG TGGGCGAGCAGGTGGTGACTCGCTCGTTCCCCATCGCCTCTCTGACCAAGGAGAAGAGGATCTCAGTCACTTTACCCATGGACCAGTTTGTCCAGGAGGGGCTACAGCTCCGGTCCTGCACCTTCCAG CTGATGAAGATCGCGTTCGACGAGGAGGTCGCCTCAGACCTGGCTGAGGTTTTCAGGAAGCACATGCACAAGCTGCGCTACCCTCAGCACGTCCAGGGCACCTTTGCCTTCACCGTGGGTCAGTCCGGGAAGATTTTGGTGGAGCACAAGACCAAGGACAAGAACCAGTCGCTCAA GACACTCTCCAAAAACCTGGTGAAGACTGCCAAGAGGACCATCGGCCGGCAGTATGTGACCAGGAAGAAGTATTCTCCCCCCACCTGGGAGAACAGGAGCAGCTTCCAGTCCGAGCTGGACGAGGATGAAATCTCAG TGTCAGAGGAGGTGGACCAGAGCACCCacaccctctcctccaccatccGCTCATCCGACAGACAGACCATGAGCAACGTTGTGGAGCGCGCCTGTTGCCGCGACTACCAGCGACTGGGTCTGGGCACGCTCAGCAACAGCCTGACGCGCTCTAAGAACGAGCCTTTCAGGATTTCCACTGTCAACCGCATGTACACTgtctgcaggag ctacCCCGGCCTGCTGATTGTGCCTCAGAGCATCCCAGACACGACCATCCAGAGAATCTGCCGCTGCTACAGACAGAACCGCTTccctgtggtctgctggaggaATTCCCGAACCAAGGCTGTCCTTCTGCGGTCCGCAGGCCTCCACGCAAAGGGAGTGGTGGGCTTCTTTAAGTCCCCGAATGCCCCTACTGCAG TCCCCTCCCAGGCGGACTCCACCAGTCTGGAGCAGGAGAAATACCTCCAGGCCATTATCAGCTCCATGCCTTCTTACAGTGAGTGCAGCGGCAGGAACACACTCAGTGGCTTCACCTCCACACATATGAGCACCTCCG ACTCCTCAGATAAGTTCAGGCAGCCCAAGATCGGAGCTCTGATGAAGCAGGTGATGGGCACCAAGGAGGATGTTCCTGGAACCTTCAGCAGAGGAG CACTGGGTCAAAGGGCGAAAgtcatctccctctctcagccCAAAGTGTCTGGCAAGGCCAGGAACCCTCCTAGAG GTAAATGGGGCAGTATTCGAGGCAGCGGGCGTCTAAGTGCCTACAACCCAGACGTGGGGACGCGTCTGGCAGGGAAAGAGTCTCCGCAGCCCAACGGTGGGCCGAGCGAGGCGCTGTTTCTCCGCCAGCAGAGGGCTTACCTCTACATCATCGGAGACAAATCCCAGCTCAAG GGAGGGAAGCAGGACTCGTTCCAGCAGTGGGAGGTGGTTCCCATTGAAGTGTGCGACGTGCGGCAGGTGAAGAACAGCTTCAAGAAGCTGATGAAGGCCTGCGTGCCCAGCTCCCTGGTCTCTGACCCCAACATGAGCTTCCAGCGCTGCCTGGAGGAGTCCGAGTGGATGGCTCTG ttacACAGGGTGCTGCAGGTGTCCGTGCTGGTGGTGGAGCTTCTGGATACAGGCTCGTCGGTCATGGTCAGCCTGGAGGACGGCTGGGACGTCACCACACAG GTGGTGTCCCTGGTGCAGCTACTGTCTGACCCGTACTACAGAACCTTCGACGGCTTCCGGCTGCTGGTGGAGAAGGAGTGGCTGTCGTTCGGACACAGATTCAGTCACCGCGGGGCGCAGACCCTGGGCAGCCAGAGCAGCGGCTTCACCCCCGTCTTCCTGCAGTTCCTCGACTGCGTGCACCAG ATCCACCTCCAGTTCCCCATGGAGTTTGAGTTCAGTCAGTACTACCTGAAGTTTTTGGCCTACCACTACGTGTCCAACCGCTTCCGCACCTTCCTGCTCGACTCCGACTACGAACGCATAGAGCTGG gagtgCTGTATGAGGAGAAAGGTGAGAGGAAGAGCCCTCAGGTGTGTAAGTCTGTGTGGGACTACATCGACAGACTCAACAAGAAAACTCCGATCTTCTACAACTACATGTTCTCTCCTGAAGATGAGGAG GTTCTGCGGCCATATACCTTCATCTCCAACCTGAAGGTGTGGGACTTCTACATGGAGGAGACTCTGTCAGAGGGGCCCTCCTACGACTGGGAGCTGAGGGGCCGGCAGGAGCGCGTGGCGGAGGAGACGGCGGACAAACCCGACACCAGCGGACCCAAGTCGCAGCGACGCATCGTGTGGCCCTGCTACGACAGCCTGAGCAAGGTGGTGCCCGACGCCATCACCAAGCTGCTGCAGGACCTGCAGAGTCTGGAGGCCGAGCTTGGCCAGACGTCGGAGAAGTGGAAGGACACGTGGGATAAAATCAAGACGACGCAGAGAACCGAGACCAAACTGGAAAGCAAG CCGTCGTTCTCCAGCTCCTTGCTGATGTCGTCCAACCTGAGCCACCAGCGGCGCTCTCAGGGTGTCTACCTACAGGAGAGCGGGGTCGGCTCCTCCATCAACCTGGCCCTGGAATGCGAGGCCAGCGCCACCTCCACGCCTGTCGCCGGTCGGACCAGCACCAGCACGCTCTACAGCCAGTTCCAGAGCACGGAGAGTGAGAACAG GAGTTTTGAAGGCATTCTGTTTAAGAGAGGAGCGTTGTTGAAACCATGGAAACCACGGTGGTTCGTGCTGGACAAGACCAAACATCAG CTGAGATACTACGAGAGCCGGAAGGACAAGGAGTGCAAAGGGGTGATCGAGCTGGCCGACGTGGAGTCCGTCATTCCAGGAACGCCGACCATGGGAGCGCCGAAAAACATCGACGAGAAAGCCTTCTTTGAT CTCAAGACAACCAAACGAGTGTACAACTTCTGTGCCCAGGACAGCCTGAACGCACAGCTGTGGATGGACAGTGTTCAGAGCTGCCTGTCAGACGCCTAA